Proteins from a genomic interval of Brucella intermedia LMG 3301:
- a CDS encoding class I SAM-dependent methyltransferase, with the protein MTIQTPDISRSTSMAQEQTGCRLCGKLLKHSFVDLGMSPPCESFITADRLDRMEPYYPLYALVCDHCYLVQLKEYFSPGEIFTEYAYFSSFATSWVSHAKTYCDEITERLGLNENSFVVEIASNDGYLLQHFLPKGIPILGIEPAANVAETAIAKGVPTRVDFFGSTLAAELVGAGRKADLLIGNNVLAQVPDLNDFVRGLQLLLKPEGVITLEFPHLANLIEQNQFDTIYHEHFSYFSLLTIRFMAHRHHLKVIDVEELPTHGGSLRVYLAHNSSKRKAGPRVAALLKREESFGLNEISTYEQFAEKTRRTKRDLLSFLIAAKNAGKRICGYGAPGKGNTLLNYCGIGTDFLDFTVDRNPYKHGRFTPGMHIPIYDVSAIDKYRPDYILILPWNFKDEIIRQMQHVVEWGAKFIIPIPHVTLIDPALLTEER; encoded by the coding sequence ATGACCATCCAGACGCCGGATATTTCGCGGAGCACGAGCATGGCGCAAGAGCAGACCGGCTGTCGGCTATGCGGTAAACTACTCAAGCATAGCTTTGTCGACCTCGGTATGTCGCCGCCTTGCGAAAGCTTCATTACCGCGGATCGCCTCGACCGTATGGAGCCATACTACCCGCTCTATGCGCTCGTCTGCGACCATTGCTATCTGGTGCAGCTGAAGGAGTATTTCTCGCCTGGCGAGATATTCACCGAATATGCCTATTTCTCATCCTTCGCCACAAGCTGGGTCAGCCATGCGAAGACCTATTGCGACGAGATCACCGAGCGGCTGGGGCTGAATGAAAACAGCTTCGTGGTCGAGATCGCCAGCAATGACGGCTATCTGCTGCAGCATTTTCTGCCGAAGGGTATTCCGATCCTTGGCATCGAACCGGCGGCCAATGTGGCCGAAACGGCAATCGCCAAGGGCGTGCCGACGCGCGTGGATTTCTTCGGCTCGACGCTTGCCGCCGAACTGGTCGGCGCAGGACGCAAGGCCGACCTCCTGATCGGTAACAATGTTCTGGCGCAAGTGCCTGATCTCAATGACTTTGTCCGTGGCCTGCAACTGCTGTTGAAGCCGGAAGGCGTCATTACGCTGGAGTTTCCGCATCTCGCCAACCTGATCGAGCAGAACCAGTTCGACACCATCTATCACGAGCATTTCTCGTATTTCTCGCTGCTGACGATCCGCTTCATGGCGCATCGCCATCACCTCAAGGTCATCGACGTGGAGGAACTGCCGACCCATGGCGGGTCGCTGCGGGTGTATCTTGCGCATAACAGCAGCAAGCGGAAGGCGGGACCGCGTGTCGCGGCACTGCTGAAGCGCGAAGAGAGTTTCGGCCTCAACGAGATTTCGACCTATGAGCAGTTCGCCGAAAAGACCCGGCGTACCAAGCGCGATCTCCTGTCCTTCCTGATCGCCGCCAAGAATGCGGGCAAGCGCATCTGCGGCTATGGGGCGCCCGGCAAGGGCAATACGCTGTTGAACTATTGCGGCATCGGCACGGATTTCCTGGATTTCACGGTGGATCGCAACCCGTACAAGCATGGCCGTTTCACGCCGGGCATGCACATCCCGATCTATGATGTATCGGCAATCGACAAGTACCGGCCCGATTACATCCTCATCCTGCCGTGGAACTTCAAGGATGAGATCATCCGACAGATGCAGCACGTGGTCGAATGGGGGGCCAAGTTCATCATTCCCATTCCGCACGTCACGTTGATTGACCCGGCACTACTCACTGAGGAGCGGTAA
- a CDS encoding polysaccharide pyruvyl transferase family protein yields MRIGLFGQFGSGNTGNDGSLEAMLQLLKRNCPGAQLVCICSRPDIVAQKFDLTARPVSQPYPSNWLLRAVNKAMLHVPRRAVGFCCALLLASQLDLIVVPGTGILDDFNENPFGWPFAVLRWSLAARLTGTRMIFVSIGAGPVSHPLSRRFVRWASTLAAFRSYRDQVSHDFMKQLGVAPSGDFVSADIAFALPTAPDGRQDVRDQCVGIGVMSYRGWKKKSSDGDAVYADYLAKMTTLARRLLGDGRQVRLLIGDKGDMEAARDILEQLGPAEAGKVIFEPSASLHDLMQQIARTDIVVASRYHNIVSALAMGRPAISLAYASKNDALLYDTGLSAFCHRIDSFDPETILSQIDFAFAERTALTRQVEAGVERYRSGLAGQEEILRALFLDPAPQKADCAAQSCTASVSPGGSFQQVVERGNDCQ; encoded by the coding sequence ATGAGAATTGGACTTTTCGGGCAGTTTGGTTCCGGCAATACCGGCAATGACGGTTCGCTGGAGGCCATGTTGCAGCTCTTGAAACGCAATTGCCCCGGCGCACAACTTGTCTGTATCTGTTCCAGACCCGACATCGTTGCGCAGAAGTTCGATCTTACGGCCCGTCCGGTCTCCCAGCCCTACCCGTCCAACTGGCTGCTGCGCGCCGTCAACAAGGCCATGCTGCATGTTCCCCGCAGAGCGGTCGGCTTCTGCTGCGCGCTGCTGCTCGCTTCCCAGCTCGACCTCATCGTCGTACCGGGAACGGGCATTCTGGACGACTTCAACGAGAACCCGTTCGGCTGGCCTTTCGCGGTGCTGCGGTGGTCCCTCGCAGCGAGGCTCACCGGCACGCGCATGATTTTTGTGTCGATCGGCGCCGGGCCCGTCAGTCATCCATTGAGCCGGCGCTTCGTTCGCTGGGCCTCGACGCTTGCAGCTTTCCGCTCCTACCGGGATCAGGTTTCGCACGACTTCATGAAGCAGCTCGGCGTCGCTCCTTCCGGCGATTTCGTCAGCGCGGATATCGCCTTCGCGCTGCCGACGGCTCCCGATGGACGACAGGACGTAAGGGATCAATGTGTCGGCATCGGTGTAATGTCCTATCGCGGGTGGAAGAAGAAGAGCAGTGACGGGGATGCCGTTTACGCCGACTACCTCGCCAAAATGACCACACTTGCAAGAAGACTTCTTGGTGACGGACGGCAGGTCCGGCTGCTGATCGGCGACAAGGGCGATATGGAGGCGGCGCGCGATATACTGGAGCAGCTTGGCCCGGCGGAAGCGGGCAAGGTTATATTTGAACCCTCCGCATCCCTGCACGACCTCATGCAGCAGATCGCAAGGACCGACATCGTGGTCGCCAGCCGCTACCACAATATCGTCTCGGCCCTTGCCATGGGGCGTCCGGCAATTTCACTGGCCTATGCGAGCAAGAACGATGCCTTGCTGTACGATACCGGGCTTTCGGCATTCTGCCACCGGATCGATAGTTTCGACCCCGAAACCATCCTCTCCCAGATCGATTTTGCCTTTGCGGAGCGAACGGCATTGACCAGACAAGTCGAGGCGGGCGTGGAGCGCTATCGAAGCGGGCTGGCAGGACAGGAAGAAATCCTTCGCGCCCTTTTTCTCGATCCGGCACCGCAGAAGGCTGATTGCGCGGCCCAATCATGCACCGCGTCCGTTTCGCCAGGCGGATCGTTTCAACAGGTAGTCGAACGGGGGAATGACTGCCAGTAA
- a CDS encoding glycosyltransferase family 4 protein: protein MKCAYFVRPHIGGTYSVFTRLRSSLGQSGIELRWLAAGAAGDTVNVPSGQGLEDALRKGDAIDRMGLLDEETRARHMIGFLRDNRFDAVFVNVLANRFETNLVRYLPADILRVMIVHNITPGTYAAARAIRDHVHATVGVSKRCRDDLVRQHGFDAARTLVIPHGLNRDIHLARNVTKQDESGPLRLLYLGRIEDNSKGIFWLPNILRELDCPYHLTVAGDGPDLAELRRRLAPFGDHVSFTGWVAPSDVPWRVSQHDVLVMPSRFEGFGLTLIEAMSQGCPAVVSRIAGVTDTIVTDGEDGLLFRVGDFRQAARHIERLARDRKLLAGMAAAARQKVETVFDNDVVGRAYAGLLEHLAAERPAIAPPLALSQWAMPNALHSSLRSRLPKPVKNWLRQMRERLHAGWSAA from the coding sequence ATGAAATGTGCTTACTTTGTCCGTCCTCACATCGGCGGGACCTATTCGGTCTTCACGCGGCTGCGTTCGTCGCTCGGCCAGTCCGGGATCGAGCTTCGCTGGCTTGCGGCGGGCGCTGCTGGCGATACGGTCAACGTGCCAAGCGGGCAGGGGCTTGAGGATGCGCTGCGCAAGGGCGATGCGATCGACCGCATGGGGCTGCTGGACGAAGAAACCCGCGCCCGGCACATGATCGGCTTTCTGCGCGACAATCGCTTCGACGCCGTTTTCGTCAATGTTCTCGCGAACCGTTTTGAAACCAATCTGGTGCGCTATCTGCCTGCCGATATCCTGCGCGTCATGATCGTGCACAACATCACGCCCGGCACCTATGCGGCGGCAAGGGCGATCCGCGATCATGTCCATGCGACGGTTGGCGTTTCAAAACGCTGCCGCGACGACCTCGTCCGCCAGCACGGTTTCGATGCCGCCCGCACACTGGTCATCCCGCACGGTTTGAACCGGGATATTCATCTGGCGCGCAATGTGACGAAGCAGGACGAAAGCGGGCCGCTGCGCCTGCTTTATCTCGGGCGCATCGAGGACAACTCCAAGGGCATTTTCTGGCTGCCGAACATATTGCGCGAGCTCGACTGCCCCTATCACCTGACAGTCGCCGGTGACGGCCCCGATCTGGCCGAACTGCGCCGCCGTCTGGCGCCGTTTGGCGATCACGTCAGCTTTACCGGCTGGGTTGCACCTTCCGATGTACCGTGGCGGGTGAGCCAGCATGACGTGCTGGTCATGCCCTCGCGCTTCGAGGGGTTCGGCCTGACGCTCATCGAGGCGATGAGCCAGGGTTGCCCTGCGGTTGTATCGAGGATCGCAGGCGTGACCGATACCATCGTCACCGATGGCGAGGACGGGCTCTTGTTCCGCGTCGGCGATTTTCGCCAGGCTGCACGCCACATCGAACGGCTTGCCCGCGACCGGAAACTGCTTGCGGGCATGGCCGCCGCCGCCCGGCAGAAGGTGGAAACGGTGTTCGACAATGATGTTGTCGGGCGCGCCTATGCGGGCCTGCTCGAACATCTGGCGGCGGAACGCCCTGCCATCGCCCCGCCGCTGGCGCTTTCGCAATGGGCGATGCCGAACGCGCTTCATTCCAGCCTGCGCAGCCGCCTGCCGAAGCCCGTGAAGAACTGGCTGCGCCAGATGCGCGAGCGCCTGCATGCGGGATGGTCGGCAGCATGA
- a CDS encoding DUF4038 domain-containing protein, translating to MKRLAAVLIATILLSMGAGSSHAAGQFPIRVAEDGRIFEDATGKPFLLQGDTAWSLIAELKREDVEIYLQDRRKRGFNAILVNLLEHRFSSHPPANAYGEKPFEGDAFGELNPRYFDHAAWVIGRAEQLGMAVFLAPAYLGVNGNSQGWFSKVQAAGPAKMRGYGEAIARRFAGFHNVVWVLGGDFNAPDRQLVSDLADGIALVSPNALQTVHSGRNTDTAELWADQPWLSLDTVYTYDDVHAAISARRQAGRMPVILLEGAYEFERETTARMIRRNAYGALLAGAAGQFFGNNPIWHFTGPGIFNADRSWQEALGSPGARSMTVMKKLFDRLPWPQLRPDREKRVALKPESYASSLPDGTLSVIYGDADGFAVAEQAVGQANWQVVGQGRKAIWFDPVSGMFADAGPPKIEGNLATYMPAQAKNAGGGTDWLLLIGSAERLRCIRKE from the coding sequence ATGAAGCGCCTCGCGGCGGTTCTGATCGCAACGATCCTGCTGTCGATGGGGGCAGGGTCGTCGCATGCGGCTGGCCAGTTTCCGATCAGGGTCGCTGAGGACGGACGCATTTTCGAGGATGCGACGGGCAAGCCCTTCCTGTTGCAGGGCGATACGGCATGGTCGCTGATCGCCGAATTGAAACGGGAAGACGTCGAAATCTATCTTCAGGATCGCAGGAAGCGCGGCTTCAACGCCATTCTGGTCAATCTTCTCGAACACCGGTTTTCCAGCCATCCGCCTGCCAATGCCTATGGAGAGAAGCCCTTCGAGGGCGATGCGTTCGGTGAGCTCAATCCGAGATATTTCGACCATGCCGCCTGGGTGATCGGGCGGGCGGAGCAACTGGGAATGGCTGTCTTTCTGGCGCCAGCCTATCTGGGCGTCAACGGCAACAGTCAGGGCTGGTTTTCCAAGGTTCAGGCTGCCGGACCGGCGAAAATGCGTGGCTATGGCGAAGCGATTGCCCGGCGATTTGCCGGATTTCACAATGTCGTCTGGGTTCTGGGCGGTGATTTCAATGCGCCGGATCGCCAGCTCGTCTCTGATCTGGCCGATGGCATAGCGCTGGTTTCCCCCAATGCGCTCCAGACCGTACATTCCGGTCGCAACACCGATACGGCGGAACTCTGGGCCGACCAGCCATGGCTGAGCCTCGATACGGTTTATACCTATGACGATGTTCATGCGGCGATTTCTGCCCGGCGGCAAGCGGGCAGGATGCCCGTCATCCTGCTGGAAGGCGCCTATGAGTTCGAGCGAGAAACCACGGCGCGCATGATCCGCCGCAATGCCTATGGCGCGCTGCTGGCCGGTGCCGCCGGACAGTTCTTCGGCAATAACCCGATCTGGCATTTCACCGGACCCGGTATCTTCAACGCTGACCGCAGCTGGCAGGAAGCGCTCGGCAGCCCCGGCGCGCGATCGATGACCGTGATGAAGAAACTGTTCGACAGGCTGCCATGGCCGCAATTGCGACCGGATCGTGAAAAGCGCGTCGCATTGAAGCCGGAAAGCTACGCCTCGTCCCTGCCTGATGGCACGCTGTCGGTCATCTATGGCGACGCCGACGGCTTTGCGGTGGCAGAGCAGGCGGTCGGGCAAGCGAACTGGCAAGTGGTCGGGCAAGGCAGGAAGGCAATCTGGTTCGATCCGGTTTCCGGCATGTTCGCGGATGCGGGCCCGCCGAAGATCGAGGGAAACCTTGCGACCTATATGCCCGCGCAGGCAAAAAACGCGGGCGGCGGAACCGACTGGCTTTTGCTGATCGGCAGCGCCGAGCGCCTGCGCTGCATCCGAAAGGAGTAG
- a CDS encoding NAD-dependent epimerase/dehydratase family protein, which yields MKVLVTGNQGYIGSVMVPVLINAGHEVSGYDIGLYEHCHFEEGGAVMNVPTIRKDVRDVSPRDLEGFDAVIHLAALSNDPLGNLNEELTYDINHRASVAMAKAAKRAGVGRFLFASSCSNYGISDADLIDETGDLKPVTAYGRSKVRAEQEIRELADASFCPVYLRPATAYGVSPFLRFDIVLNNLVAWAVTKGLIYLKSDGTPWRPIVHIRDISRAFMAAMEAPREKVWNEAFNVGSTEHNYRIRDIAGIVAENVPDCRIEYADDAGPDTRSYRVSFEKLARVLPEAKPEWDAVAGTRELLAAYSRSTLTLEEFEGPRFQRIAHIRKLIAEGVLDADLRRVEEQSQPLRATA from the coding sequence ATGAAGGTACTGGTTACGGGCAATCAGGGCTATATCGGGTCGGTCATGGTGCCGGTCCTGATAAATGCGGGGCATGAAGTGTCCGGCTATGACATTGGCCTTTACGAACATTGCCATTTTGAAGAAGGCGGCGCGGTGATGAATGTGCCGACCATTCGCAAGGACGTGCGCGATGTGTCGCCGCGCGATCTTGAGGGTTTCGATGCGGTCATTCATCTTGCAGCACTTTCCAACGATCCGCTCGGCAATCTCAATGAGGAACTGACCTACGACATCAATCACCGGGCGAGCGTTGCCATGGCCAAAGCTGCCAAGCGCGCCGGTGTGGGGCGTTTTCTGTTTGCCTCATCCTGCAGCAATTACGGCATCAGCGATGCCGACCTGATTGATGAAACCGGCGACCTGAAGCCGGTAACGGCCTATGGCCGGTCCAAGGTGCGGGCGGAACAGGAAATCCGGGAACTCGCCGATGCAAGCTTCTGCCCGGTCTATCTGCGGCCCGCGACCGCCTACGGCGTTTCGCCCTTCCTGCGCTTCGATATCGTGCTCAACAATCTGGTGGCATGGGCGGTGACGAAGGGACTGATCTATCTCAAGTCCGACGGCACGCCCTGGCGTCCCATCGTCCATATTCGCGATATTTCCCGCGCCTTCATGGCGGCGATGGAAGCCCCGCGCGAGAAGGTCTGGAATGAAGCTTTCAATGTCGGCTCGACCGAGCACAATTACCGCATCCGCGATATTGCGGGGATCGTTGCCGAGAATGTCCCCGATTGCCGCATCGAATATGCGGATGATGCGGGGCCGGATACGCGCTCCTATCGCGTCAGTTTTGAAAAGCTGGCGCGGGTGCTGCCGGAAGCCAAGCCGGAATGGGATGCCGTTGCCGGCACGCGTGAACTGCTTGCCGCCTATAGCCGCTCGACCCTGACGCTTGAGGAGTTCGAGGGGCCACGGTTCCAGCGCATCGCCCATATCCGCAAGCTGATAGCCGAAGGCGTGCTGGATGCCGATCTGCGGCGTGTCGAAGAACAGTCGCAACCTCTGCGGGCCACGGCATGA
- a CDS encoding glutamate-1-semialdehyde 2,1-aminomutase, which translates to MNLFTPQFRNSQLLASKAHALIPGGCHTYAKGDDQYPVLAPGFIQRGSGSHVFDVDGHEYIEYGMGNRAVGLGHAYPPVVRAVRDALQDGCNFTRPSAIEVECAESFLELIDSADMVKFCKDGSDATSGAVRLARAYTGRDMVACCADHPFFSTDDWFIGTTKMNAGIPASVSALTATFRYNDIASVQAVFDDYPGRIAAIILEPAKADEPQDNFLREARRIAHENGALFILDEMITGFRWHLRGAQKLYDVEPDLSCFGKALGNGFAISALAGKAEYMQLGGLIQTDHPRVFLLSTTHGAETHAMAAAIATMTIYRDEPVIERLYEQGSKLAEGVNAAIAAHGLQKHVRLFGRPCCLAYGTLDEAGQPSQAFRTLFLQETIRRGVLMPSLVVSYTHSDTDIARTVDAIDGALGIYVRALNDGVGSYLTGRPSQVVYRRFNEAPTYPPAMR; encoded by the coding sequence ATGAACCTTTTCACACCGCAGTTCCGCAATTCGCAATTGCTCGCCAGCAAGGCGCATGCGCTTATTCCCGGCGGCTGTCACACCTATGCCAAGGGCGACGACCAGTATCCGGTTCTGGCGCCCGGCTTCATCCAGCGCGGCTCCGGCTCGCATGTCTTCGATGTCGATGGGCATGAATATATCGAATACGGCATGGGCAATCGCGCCGTCGGGCTCGGCCACGCCTATCCGCCCGTCGTGCGCGCGGTGCGCGACGCCTTGCAGGATGGATGCAACTTCACGCGCCCGAGCGCTATCGAGGTCGAATGCGCGGAGAGCTTTCTCGAGCTGATCGACAGCGCGGACATGGTGAAATTCTGCAAGGACGGGTCCGATGCGACTTCAGGCGCGGTGCGGCTGGCGCGCGCCTATACCGGGCGCGACATGGTTGCCTGCTGCGCCGATCATCCATTCTTCTCGACCGATGACTGGTTTATCGGAACCACGAAAATGAATGCGGGCATTCCCGCATCGGTCTCGGCCCTGACGGCGACGTTCCGTTACAACGACATTGCAAGCGTGCAGGCCGTGTTCGACGATTATCCGGGGCGGATCGCCGCCATCATTCTGGAACCGGCCAAGGCCGATGAGCCGCAGGACAATTTCCTGCGTGAAGCAAGGCGCATCGCCCATGAAAACGGGGCCCTGTTCATTCTGGACGAGATGATTACCGGCTTTCGCTGGCATCTGCGCGGGGCGCAGAAGCTTTACGATGTCGAACCCGATCTTTCCTGTTTCGGCAAGGCGCTGGGCAACGGGTTTGCCATTTCGGCGCTCGCGGGCAAGGCGGAATATATGCAGCTTGGCGGTCTGATCCAGACGGATCACCCCCGTGTGTTCCTGCTTTCCACCACCCATGGCGCGGAAACCCATGCAATGGCGGCGGCGATTGCCACGATGACGATCTATCGCGACGAACCGGTGATTGAAAGGCTCTATGAGCAGGGTTCCAAACTGGCGGAGGGGGTGAATGCGGCTATTGCCGCCCATGGACTTCAGAAGCATGTCCGCCTCTTCGGGCGGCCTTGCTGCCTTGCCTATGGAACGCTCGATGAAGCGGGGCAGCCGTCGCAGGCTTTCCGCACGCTGTTCCTTCAGGAGACGATCCGGCGCGGCGTGCTGATGCCGTCGCTGGTCGTCAGCTACACCCACAGCGACACCGACATTGCGCGCACGGTGGATGCAATCGACGGTGCGCTCGGCATTTATGTTCGCGCGCTCAATGACGGGGTGGGTTCCTATCTGACCGGGCGTCCCTCGCAGGTGGTCTATCGCCGCTTCAACGAAGCGCCGACTTATCCGCCCGCGATGCGATGA
- the rfbC gene encoding dTDP-4-dehydrorhamnose 3,5-epimerase translates to MRFTSLNIDGAWSIEPERLKDERGWFARVFCEGAFAERQMETHFPQHSLSFSREKGTLRGLHYQSEPHSETKLVTCLQGVIWDVLVDLRPHSPTYRRWTGVELSAENGVQLYIPEGCAHGFQTLTPDVLVRYMISKPYAPDYATGLRYDDPALGIPWPNRPSVISDKDLAWPLL, encoded by the coding sequence ATGCGTTTCACTTCGCTCAATATTGACGGCGCCTGGTCCATCGAGCCTGAAAGGCTTAAGGACGAGCGCGGCTGGTTCGCACGCGTCTTTTGCGAAGGCGCCTTCGCCGAGCGGCAGATGGAAACGCATTTTCCGCAGCACAGCCTCTCCTTTTCCCGCGAGAAAGGAACATTGCGCGGCCTTCATTACCAGAGCGAGCCGCACTCGGAGACGAAACTTGTCACCTGCCTGCAAGGCGTGATCTGGGACGTTCTTGTCGATCTGCGTCCGCATTCGCCAACTTATCGGCGCTGGACCGGCGTGGAGCTTTCAGCCGAAAACGGCGTGCAGCTCTATATCCCGGAAGGCTGCGCGCACGGTTTCCAGACCCTGACGCCTGATGTGCTCGTGCGATACATGATCTCGAAGCCCTATGCGCCTGATTATGCAACAGGTTTGCGTTATGATGATCCCGCATTGGGCATTCCCTGGCCGAACAGACCAAGCGTCATTTCCGACAAGGATCTGGCGTGGCCGCTTCTTTAG
- a CDS encoding DUF4910 domain-containing protein yields the protein MMDTGAGRSTEWAVPPPTDGTAIYELAARLYPLCRSLAGDGVRETLAIIGEHLPLTVHQVPSGTPLYDWKAPQEWIIREAYIADMNGNRIVDFARHNLHVVNFSVGVRARMPLGALKAHIHTLPDQPDLIPYRTCYHAEGWGFCMAHREFLAMQDGDYDVVIDAERRDGFLTFGEFIHRGETDETFILSAHLCHPSLANDNCSGLALLAHLGEVLQSRRTRLTYRLLFGPATFGALAWLQQNEAHLGLVRHGLVLSCVGDAGRPNYKRSRRGDAEIDRIMGHVLAGRADAVLHDFWPYGYDERQFCSPGFNLPVGMFQRSLYGTFPEYHTSADNLDFIKPQYLDQSFNAVMQAIEIAERNWRPVNLSPKGEPQLGRRGLYGSAGGDSRSAQNAMALLWVLNLADGEHSILDMAERAKLPFATLADAADRLRDAGLLAAT from the coding sequence ATGATGGATACAGGGGCAGGCAGAAGCACCGAATGGGCCGTTCCACCGCCAACGGACGGAACAGCTATATACGAACTTGCTGCCCGCCTTTATCCGCTTTGCCGCAGTCTGGCGGGCGACGGCGTGCGCGAGACGCTCGCCATCATCGGCGAACATCTGCCGCTGACGGTCCATCAGGTGCCGAGCGGCACGCCCCTTTACGACTGGAAAGCGCCGCAGGAATGGATCATTCGTGAGGCCTATATCGCGGATATGAACGGCAATCGCATCGTCGATTTCGCCCGGCACAATCTGCATGTGGTGAATTTCAGCGTGGGCGTGCGGGCGCGCATGCCACTCGGTGCGCTGAAGGCGCATATTCATACGCTGCCCGACCAGCCGGACCTCATTCCCTACCGCACCTGTTATCATGCGGAGGGGTGGGGTTTCTGCATGGCGCATCGTGAATTTCTGGCGATGCAGGATGGCGATTATGACGTTGTGATCGACGCGGAGCGGCGCGACGGCTTTCTGACCTTCGGCGAGTTCATTCACCGGGGAGAAACCGACGAGACCTTCATCCTGTCGGCCCATCTCTGCCACCCATCGCTCGCCAATGACAATTGTTCAGGGCTGGCGCTGCTGGCCCATCTCGGCGAAGTGCTGCAATCAAGGCGCACGCGCCTGACCTATCGCCTGCTTTTCGGTCCGGCGACTTTCGGCGCGCTTGCATGGCTTCAACAGAACGAGGCGCATCTGGGATTGGTGCGGCATGGGCTGGTCCTGTCCTGCGTCGGCGATGCGGGCAGGCCGAACTACAAGCGCAGCCGTCGCGGCGATGCCGAGATCGATCGGATCATGGGCCATGTGCTTGCCGGCCGCGCCGATGCGGTGCTCCATGATTTCTGGCCCTATGGATATGACGAGCGCCAGTTCTGTTCGCCGGGATTCAACCTGCCGGTCGGCATGTTCCAGCGCAGCCTTTATGGCACTTTTCCCGAATACCACACATCGGCCGACAATCTCGATTTCATCAAACCCCAATATCTCGATCAATCTTTCAATGCGGTCATGCAGGCCATTGAAATCGCTGAACGAAACTGGCGTCCAGTAAACCTTTCTCCAAAGGGAGAACCGCAGCTTGGAAGGCGCGGGCTCTATGGAAGCGCGGGCGGCGACAGCCGCTCGGCACAAAACGCAATGGCGCTGTTATGGGTGCTCAATCTGGCGGATGGCGAGCATTCCATCCTCGATATGGCAGAGCGGGCGAAATTGCCCTTCGCAACCCTTGCCGATGCGGCTGACCGGCTCCGCGATGCGGGCTTGCTGGCGGCGACCTAA
- a CDS encoding glycosyltransferase: MGENRLPAIDVVIPNFNYGRYLSLCANSVLGQTGVNVRLLIIDNASTDNSVEVAKGLAAGDSRVELLLRRKNLGPHASFNEGIDWAASDYFLILCSDDLLAGGALERAAGLLSQQADVHLAHGATGRMKADDGEPPLAVADTVPDDWRIRSGEEFIEFACRYAINPVIGPTAVVRTAIQKQVGYYRTSLSHTDDLEMWLRIAMRGCVASTNRIQAFARSHPQNQSAAVNGILNWNREFEAGFRSFFEHEGASLPQRDRLFAMARDCLTKRAYWSAISSLARQPKVAGSLMAFALKREPLLAVIPPFDYLLKRSAWRNGRGA, translated from the coding sequence ATGGGCGAAAACAGACTGCCGGCGATCGACGTTGTCATCCCCAATTTCAACTATGGCCGCTATCTTTCCCTCTGCGCCAACAGCGTTCTGGGGCAGACAGGCGTCAATGTCCGCCTGCTCATTATCGACAATGCCTCGACCGACAACAGCGTCGAGGTGGCAAAGGGCCTTGCTGCCGGGGACAGCCGCGTGGAATTGCTTCTGCGCCGGAAGAATCTGGGGCCGCATGCTTCGTTCAACGAAGGTATAGACTGGGCCGCATCGGACTATTTCCTGATCTTGTGTTCGGATGACCTGCTGGCAGGCGGCGCGCTGGAAAGGGCGGCAGGTTTGCTTTCGCAACAGGCGGATGTTCATCTGGCGCACGGTGCGACCGGAAGGATGAAGGCCGATGACGGCGAGCCACCTCTGGCCGTTGCAGACACCGTGCCGGATGATTGGCGAATACGGTCCGGGGAGGAATTTATTGAATTTGCATGCCGGTATGCGATTAACCCGGTGATCGGTCCGACGGCGGTGGTACGGACCGCGATCCAGAAACAGGTTGGATATTATCGCACGTCGCTGTCCCATACGGACGATCTGGAGATGTGGCTGCGCATCGCCATGCGTGGATGCGTTGCATCGACGAACCGGATACAGGCTTTCGCGCGCTCGCACCCGCAGAACCAGTCGGCGGCGGTGAATGGCATCCTGAACTGGAATCGGGAATTCGAGGCCGGTTTCCGGTCGTTTTTCGAGCACGAAGGCGCCAGCCTGCCGCAACGGGACCGGTTGTTCGCGATGGCGCGGGATTGCCTGACCAAGCGCGCCTACTGGTCTGCGATCTCCAGTCTGGCGCGGCAGCCGAAAGTGGCGGGTTCGCTAATGGCGTTCGCGCTGAAGCGGGAGCCCTTACTGGCAGTCATTCCCCCGTTCGACTACCTGTTGAAACGATCCGCCTGGCGAAACGGACGCGGTGCATGA